The Penaeus monodon isolate SGIC_2016 chromosome 5, NSTDA_Pmon_1, whole genome shotgun sequence genome window below encodes:
- the LOC119573571 gene encoding carbonic anhydrase 9-like, which produces MGGGFPDCAGRSQSPVEHLGAKDLINVSLENKPGDSLKANLHPPEETATPSARGRRPLGQTFELDSFHFHWGDEDSKGSEHLLGAARFPPRCLVHFKRKYGSLKNALQF; this is translated from the exons ATGGGCGGAGGATTCCCAGACTGTGCGGGAAGGAGCCAATCTCCAGTAGAACATCTTGGCGCCAAAGAT CTGATCAACGTGAGCCTCGAGAACAAACCCGGGGACTCGCTCAAGGCCAACCTCCACCCCCCGGAGGAAACAGCAACGCCCTCGGCTCGCGGGCGGAGGCCTCTCGGGCAAACCTTCGAGCTGGACAGCTTCCACTTCCACTGGGGCGACGAAGACTCAAAGGGCTCCGAGCACCTGCTGGGAGCTGCGCGTTTCCCCCCGAGATGCTTGGTTCACTTCAAGAGGAA GTACGGGTCGCTGAAGAACGCCCTGCAGTTTTAA